A stretch of the Symmachiella macrocystis genome encodes the following:
- a CDS encoding prepilin-type N-terminal cleavage/methylation domain-containing protein, whose translation MLTTRYYQASRRHRGGFTLLEVLLVLTLLIVISAVIWPSLGRLFSRQGMERAQSDVQVLLAAARVRATEAGASYQFRYEVGGRRYVLVPADGAELVAVADTPGTDIATATSAAWKRSGELPETVTFQLPAGLNTTVGGEPISVELLSGLLDTDALSRAAWGPAILFHPDGTASDSIFVIADDVNDESTTITVRGLTGASHASATLVEEQ comes from the coding sequence ATGCTGACTACCCGTTACTACCAGGCATCCCGGAGGCATCGCGGCGGATTTACGTTGCTCGAAGTTTTACTCGTGCTGACGTTACTGATTGTGATTTCAGCGGTGATTTGGCCATCGCTGGGTCGCTTGTTCAGCCGTCAGGGAATGGAACGTGCCCAGAGCGACGTGCAGGTCCTGCTGGCCGCGGCGCGGGTCCGCGCTACCGAAGCGGGCGCCTCGTATCAATTTCGCTACGAAGTCGGCGGACGACGGTATGTATTGGTTCCGGCCGACGGAGCGGAATTGGTAGCGGTCGCCGATACGCCGGGAACCGACATCGCCACAGCCACTAGTGCCGCCTGGAAGCGATCGGGCGAACTTCCCGAAACGGTGACCTTTCAACTGCCAGCCGGACTAAACACCACCGTCGGCGGCGAACCGATCTCTGTGGAATTGTTGTCCGGGCTGCTCGACACCGATGCGTTGTCGCGGGCGGCTTGGGGACCGGCGATTTTGTTTCATCCCGACGGCACGGCATCGGACTCGATTTTTGTGATCGCTGATGATGTCAATGACGAGTCAACGACCATTACGGTGCGCGGCCTGACCGGGGCTTCGCATGCGTCGGCGACACTCGTGGAGGAACAATAA
- a CDS encoding type II secretion system F family protein has translation MPEFQYIARELSGTEVTGVITAASEHEAVSSLSQRALFPVRVDATEDASKRKRGWGNKVRNRHLAMLFSQLADLLHSGVPLLRSLEILQQQSSQAALSAVLGDIRERVADGTPLADAVTAHPDVFNDLTASMIRAGEEGGFLEDVLKRIAQFTEHQEDLKSRVVGAIAYPAFLAVMGSIIVTGIIVYFVPKFEPLFERLKDRGGLPWPTTALMALSDFLGGYGLWMLGAVAILVWWLNRYFKTASGRRRMDYWKLHVVGAGPIIRSLAVSRFCRILGTLLHNGVPILRSLQISKDATGNVILSEAVGLAAENISAGKSLAQPLKKSGQFSTEVVEMIAVGEEANSLETVLVDIADNMERRTNRQLELFVRLLEPVMLLAMAVVILFVVIALLLPVFKGAGALQ, from the coding sequence ATGCCTGAATTCCAGTACATTGCCCGAGAGTTGAGCGGAACGGAAGTGACGGGTGTCATTACCGCCGCGAGCGAACATGAGGCTGTCAGTTCGCTGTCTCAGCGTGCGCTGTTTCCCGTCCGGGTGGATGCGACCGAGGATGCGTCGAAACGCAAACGGGGTTGGGGCAACAAAGTTCGCAATCGGCATTTGGCGATGTTGTTTTCACAACTCGCGGACTTGTTGCATTCGGGCGTGCCGCTGCTGCGGTCACTTGAAATTTTGCAACAACAAAGCTCACAGGCCGCGCTCTCCGCAGTTCTGGGGGATATTCGCGAGCGGGTGGCGGATGGGACACCGTTGGCCGATGCCGTGACCGCGCATCCGGACGTGTTCAACGATCTAACGGCCAGTATGATCCGCGCAGGTGAAGAAGGGGGATTCTTAGAAGATGTGCTCAAACGGATCGCCCAGTTCACCGAACATCAAGAAGATCTGAAAAGCCGCGTGGTGGGGGCGATCGCGTATCCCGCTTTCTTGGCCGTAATGGGATCGATCATTGTTACGGGGATCATCGTCTATTTTGTTCCTAAATTCGAGCCGTTGTTTGAACGGCTGAAAGATCGCGGCGGACTCCCCTGGCCGACGACAGCGCTGATGGCGCTCAGCGACTTTCTGGGTGGCTACGGGTTGTGGATGCTGGGAGCGGTTGCGATCCTGGTTTGGTGGCTGAATCGTTATTTTAAAACCGCCTCGGGCCGACGGCGGATGGACTATTGGAAGCTGCATGTTGTCGGCGCCGGGCCGATCATTCGCAGTCTGGCGGTCTCGCGTTTTTGTCGTATTTTGGGAACGTTGCTGCACAACGGCGTGCCCATTTTGCGATCACTGCAAATTTCGAAAGACGCAACCGGCAATGTGATTCTGAGTGAGGCGGTCGGGTTGGCTGCGGAAAACATTTCTGCGGGAAAATCGTTGGCGCAACCACTCAAAAAGAGCGGGCAGTTTTCGACGGAGGTCGTGGAAATGATCGCCGTGGGCGAAGAGGCAAACAGCTTAGAAACCGTGCTTGTCGATATTGCCGACAACATGGAACGACGCACGAACCGGCAATTGGAGTTGTTCGTGCGGTTGTTGGAACCGGTGATGTTGTTGGCCATGGCTGTGGTGATTCTATTCGTGGTCATTGCATTATTACTGCCAGTCTTCAAAGGGGCGGGCGCGCTACAATAA
- a CDS encoding prepilin-type N-terminal cleavage/methylation domain-containing protein, protein MRSASSQLLTSIGNRAPRSGLTLFEVLLSLAILAAAMAAIAQLVSSGVQGSVRARLQSEAIIRCQSQLAELIAVGDPLTAVADQPFADDPAWTWSISAAETDQPGLVQLLMTVTHDPGNGFGDVSFSIPRFYRDPIAAASLSVTEPEDVTGETL, encoded by the coding sequence GTGCGATCCGCTTCCTCACAATTGTTGACGTCCATAGGCAACCGCGCACCACGCAGCGGCTTGACGTTGTTCGAGGTGTTGTTGTCGTTGGCGATTCTGGCTGCGGCCATGGCGGCGATCGCACAACTGGTTTCCAGCGGTGTCCAAGGTTCGGTACGCGCACGACTGCAATCCGAGGCAATTATTCGTTGCCAAAGCCAATTGGCGGAACTGATCGCCGTTGGGGATCCGCTGACAGCGGTAGCCGATCAGCCATTTGCCGATGATCCCGCCTGGACGTGGAGCATCAGCGCCGCGGAAACCGATCAACCCGGTTTGGTGCAACTCTTAATGACCGTCACCCACGACCCTGGGAATGGTTTCGGCGACGTTTCGTTTTCAATCCCGCGGTTCTATCGCGACCCGATTGCTGCAGCCAGCCTATCCGTCACAGAGCCTGAGGACGTTACGGGAGAGACGCTATGA
- a CDS encoding type II secretion system protein GspJ: MIRSPHTNNSPARSAFTLFEVLVALALSTLLIAAAYAALELYWRLRTASEDEVEQAQVARAVMQRIEADLLATTYQATAAGDTTTQADLPSDDEDAPLVEVIDPADANDGGNSGLIGDATSVVLSVSLPRSHATYAAVSDGPIGLPTSDLKSVTYLLAGPGMSALAQAVADRFPDSDSGGSTVVGLSRIEGDRLMLAQADAVADVETIASEAQLLAREIKSLQFQYTDGLEWYDSWDSTIYGSLPRAVRITVSFEELDTAAISGGNQPAKLYQLVVVLPPSDPISGGAASDYEPEEEDDAE; the protein is encoded by the coding sequence ATGATCCGTTCTCCCCATACCAATAACTCGCCTGCGCGTTCGGCTTTCACTTTGTTTGAAGTGTTGGTCGCGCTGGCGTTGAGCACACTGTTGATCGCAGCGGCCTATGCGGCGCTCGAATTGTATTGGCGGCTCCGCACTGCTAGCGAAGACGAAGTGGAACAGGCACAAGTCGCACGGGCCGTGATGCAGCGGATCGAAGCGGATTTGTTAGCGACGACCTACCAAGCAACCGCAGCCGGGGACACCACCACACAGGCGGATTTGCCCTCCGACGATGAGGACGCGCCGCTGGTTGAGGTCATCGATCCGGCGGATGCCAACGACGGCGGCAATAGCGGACTGATCGGGGACGCGACGAGTGTCGTGTTAAGCGTGAGTTTGCCGCGATCACATGCCACGTATGCGGCGGTCTCGGACGGCCCCATCGGCTTGCCGACCAGCGACCTAAAATCGGTGACTTATCTGTTAGCCGGCCCGGGCATGAGCGCACTGGCCCAAGCGGTAGCGGACCGTTTCCCGGATTCCGATTCAGGCGGTTCAACCGTCGTCGGACTATCGCGCATCGAGGGGGATCGGCTGATGCTGGCGCAAGCCGATGCCGTTGCTGATGTCGAGACGATTGCCTCAGAAGCACAGTTGCTCGCACGAGAAATCAAATCGCTACAATTCCAATACACCGATGGCTTGGAGTGGTATGACAGCTGGGACAGCACGATTTACGGCTCGCTGCCCCGCGCAGTGCGGATCACGGTTAGTTTTGAAGAACTGGATACTGCAGCCATTTCGGGAGGAAACCAACCGGCGAAGTTGTACCAACTGGTCGTCGTCCTACCGCCATCCGACCCAATTTCCGGCGGTGCAGCGAGCGATTACGAACCGGAGGAGGAAGACGATGCGGAGTAA
- the gspG gene encoding type II secretion system major pseudopilin GspG, whose translation MNSPKQSTVQQPRRGFTLIEVLLVLAILGVIMALVVPQLLGTQQQANIDATKLSIKGVEQGLQMYALDHDGQLPTTSEGLQVLIENPGNDTKWKKPYLDDTTMLPKDAWGNPFQYEFPGPNHPNNLKADIWSFGPDKQDGTDDDIDNWTVKSEN comes from the coding sequence ATGAATTCCCCCAAACAATCTACGGTCCAGCAACCACGCCGCGGCTTCACGTTGATCGAAGTCTTGTTGGTGTTGGCGATCTTAGGTGTGATCATGGCGCTGGTCGTCCCGCAACTGTTGGGCACGCAGCAACAAGCAAATATCGACGCCACAAAATTGAGCATCAAAGGTGTCGAACAGGGATTGCAGATGTATGCTCTGGATCATGACGGACAATTGCCGACCACCAGTGAAGGGCTGCAAGTCCTGATCGAAAATCCCGGCAACGACACAAAATGGAAGAAGCCCTATTTGGATGACACAACAATGTTGCCCAAAGACGCCTGGGGCAATCCGTTTCAATACGAGTTCCCCGGCCCCAACCACCCCAACAATTTAAAAGCCGACATTTGGTCGTTTGGCCCGGACAAACAGGACGGCACGGATGACGACATTGATAATTGGACGGTAAAATCCGAGAACTAG